CGGGAGGAGGCACCCATGTCGCTTGGCAAGAAATTTCTCAAAAGCAAGCCCATATGCAAGGTCACTTTTACAGTGGACAAGGAACTGGCCAAGGACGCCGTGACCGTGTCCCTGGTGGGTGAGTTCAACGGTTGGGAGACCGGGGCCACGCTTTTGAAAAAGCAGAAAAATGGGAATTTCTCCGTCACCTTGGACCTGGAAACGGGTCGGGAATATCAGTTTCGCTACCTCATCGACGACACCACC
Above is a genomic segment from Desulfolutivibrio sulfodismutans DSM 3696 containing:
- a CDS encoding isoamylase early set domain-containing protein — its product is MSLGKKFLKSKPICKVTFTVDKELAKDAVTVSLVGEFNGWETGATLLKKQKNGNFSVTLDLETGREYQFRYLIDDTTWISDPAADKYAFSPFGDCDNSVVAL